In Mycosarcoma maydis chromosome 20, whole genome shotgun sequence, the genomic stretch CTTAGCATCCTTGTGGACCAGACACTGGATGATGCTTTGGCTCGTGTGGCCGTACGCAACGGCATCGAAGCAACCAGCTGCGGCGGAAAAGGCATAGTAGGACTGGGAAGGCTCAAAGTCTTTATAACCATACTGAAAAGGTAGGTAGGGGCTAGCAGCGATGACGTTCTTGAAGAGAGAGGTGCCGAGCGAGCCGCCCTGAGCAAGGGAGTGAATCATGACAGATCCGCCTCCAGCGGATTCACCGGCAATGGTAACGTTGCGCGGATCACCACCAAACTGGCTAATGTAGGCTTGTACCCACTGCATGGCAAAGTGCTGGTCACGAATACCAGCATTGACCACACCGTGACGGCTGAGCTCATCGGAAGCAAGGAAGCCAAAGGCGCCCAGACGGTACTGAATGGCAACACCAACAAAGTTATTGCCGTTAGCGTTGATGAGCTGGGTGAAGTCGTATTGTCCGTTACCTGAACCATATCCACCACTACATCATCGAGAACATTGGCGAGGTGAGTAAGTATCAATGGGTACGGAGGAAGGTGATCAGGGAAACGTAGGCTGAAGTACTAACCCATGGATCCAGAACATGACGGGCAAGTTGGAAGCATTCTGGGGTGCGAAGACGTTGAGAAATAGGCAgtcctcatcgtcgcttTGATACTGGACGCTGGTGACGAAGTTGGGATTGCCAAAGGGGATCTGGGGGCATTGTGAGCCGTACTGGACAGCGTCAACGACGGTCGTGCGGTTGAGCGTCGGAGGCTGAGGAGCTTGCCATCGAAGTTTACCGGTGGGAGGAGCGGCGAAGCGAATGCCTTTCCACGATCTGATGTGGGTGGTCTGGTTGAAGGTCCCCATGTACTTGGAGTAGCCGAGGTCGACAATGAGGTCGTCattgctgccactgccCTGTTCACGTTTGGTGGCGAGGTCGGCAAAGGGTTGAGAAGCAATGGGAGAAGCCCAAACGTAAGAGATCGTGGCGAGCATCAAAAGAATGCTGCACTGAAGCAGCGAGAGTCTCTGGGTCATCATCAAAGTGGTAGGAAAGTCATAAGTGGTGGATGGAAGTGTAGAACACACAGCTCGAGGCTGGACGACATGAAGCATTATATAGGAGACATCTTTGACCACGGTCAAAGTCACAGCGAAAGAACGACTGGCACTCGGCGCTTGCTCAGGCTTCACAgacaaccacgaacggGAGGTCGGCTGACGgacaatcatgaatgggCGAATGATGTTTAAAAAGTGCCGACTCGGGGCGGTTGCCGAGGACTAGGTGCGGATTCCAGGTACGGGGGAGGCCGTTAACTCACTGCGAAATGAGGCAAAGACAGGGAGATGAAATGACCGGCCTTGTTGCTGAGGTGATCAAGGGTCGAAACTTTGTGGAAAGTTGTGCGGGGCTCACTCGTGTTGCCGAAAGTAAGATCACACCCTCAAAAGTGGGCGCTCCACAAGAGATTCATGATTAGGCTTCGAACAaacattcatgattttgCAAGTGACCGGCGACCCGTGCAGGAAAGAAGTAGAGACCAGGGATTAGCCGATACATGTCACGAGGGTGAAGGGGTTCGATGGACTAAGCACAGTATTAGCCGAGCTTTTGGAGACGGCGATCTTTGGAAACCAAGTCCACGGtgccagtcacgagtcgtaTGTTGATGTTGACGCGGCAATCTAGGCGGAAGCGGCGGACGAGTGAAGagcaatcaagaatcgatCAGCGGCTTGAGAGCTGTCCAGTTGGGCAACGTCGGCGCAAGTCGGACCTTGTCGTGCCTGCTCcggcaagcagcaaagaAGAATCCCGTGGacagcagcgtcgcttgcttgtgcttgcttgtgCAACATCCATGATTTCTAGACTGGATTCAGATGCGGAAGTTCGGCAGGATACGCTTCTACGCTATTAATCATGAACGCACAAGCGCTCGGGCCACACACTACGCTGCGGGCCAACATGCGTGTCACCCCACCCCTcaaccaccatcaccgtcTTGGAACATCACACCTCTCCCTTGACACAGACACACAGGATGTCAACGGCCACTTCTTCCGCAGCCAGCTTGCATGGAAGATGGGAAAAACTTTTTAAAGTGTCTATCTAtctcaagaagaaggatgATATTTCGGATCAAAAGTTTTCAGACTACTACGCGCAAACGCacgctgctctcgctggGCCCGTTCTGCTCAGACACAACTGCGTTTCGTATACCCAGGTGCGTGGCCACCTTGTACAGGCTCGTTTGTGCGCTACTTGGATCGCTCGCTGACCATCAATTTGTTCACCTCGGCAACAGTTCCACTGCATGAGCGAAAAGGCGAAACAGCCGCTCACATCCATGTTTGGCCCAGATGTACTGAGCCCTCAGAACCCAATGCAGCTCATGCCATACGATGGCTGTTCCACTTTCGTctttgccaagctggaGGATGCGCAGGCTTTCTTCCTCGACCCGGAGACGACTACTGTCTTGGGGCCTGATTCCGTCAACTTCACCAACACCGCTACGCTGCAGATCGCTATTGGCGAAGAGTTCGTTGCTATCCAGCAAGGACAGGCGCAGCACGAATGAACACCGTAATCAGCATAGTATTACATTAACGTTATTTGCACCTTGGATTATTACATGTAGGAGGAATACAGATATTGCTGGATTTGCTTACTTTATACCCCGAGACTGGTTGCATGCATCAAGCCCATATCATAGATGATCAAACGGATACGACGACCCAAGCCATTCATCGATCGAAAGAGCTCCTGACAAGATCCCATCCAGGGAAGGAAACAGTGTCTGATCGCCTTGCCAGTCGCTTTCGTTCGATGCTACCGTCCCATCACCCACCGACAATGCCTCGACTGGCTGCCCACAAGCATCGCTCGTGATGCGTGAAAAGTTGTTCGAGTCCAACCAGCTGTACGATTCTTCCATACCACGAACTAGATCGCTGCCAGCATGTCCATTGGTAACGCGTGTCTTGCTTCCATCGCCTCCGCCACCCGCCGACGCGGCATTCGACTCCCGCATTTGCGTCGCAGCATCGCTCGTTCCTATACGGCGTTTGG encodes the following:
- a CDS encoding uncharacterized protein (related to esterase), encoding MTQRLSLLQCSILLMLATISYVWASPIASQPFADLATKREQGSGSNDDLIVDLGYSKYMGTFNQTTHIRSWKGIRFAAPPTGKLRWQAPQPPTLNRTTVVDAVQYGSQCPQIPFGNPNFVTSVQYQSDDEDCLFLNVFAPQNASNLPVMFWIHGGGYGSGNGQYDFTQLINANGNNFVGVAIQYRLGAFGFLASDELSRHGVVNAGIRDQHFAMQWVQAYISQFGGDPRNVTIAGESAGGGSVMIHSLAQGGSLGTSLFKNVIAASPYLPFQYGYKDFEPSQSYYAFSAAAGCFDAVAYGHTSQSIIQCLVHKDAKTLQQANVKTAASSLYGTWPFLPVTDGAYILDVPSRQLAQRKVNGMRLFVGNNGAEGALFVQRSMDTEVKLRGWLSTLLPLLTGEDIDKVLLHYPVNLNVTGSYATNGVGMPDANSISSVAHGQQARADNIYGELTFVCPSYWFSQAYSGSGRLSFRYQYSVPPALHGNDVVQYFGPGTNLTSPDFVKAFMKMVGNFVTKGNPSISSSFVYGTNIDSDKSPPNAAENWPVYSAENPYQINLNQTGGTPSTVPGLGVDVSILTGPSLRNDFSKVNAYTWEGGRGTRCDFWRSIADILPS